In a single window of the Melioribacteraceae bacterium genome:
- a CDS encoding aspartate carbamoyltransferase catalytic subunit codes for MSLSSRHLLGLNGVPKEDIQTILDTARTFREVLERPIKKVPTLQGQTIVNLFYENSTRTRISFELAQKRLSADTVNFSASTSSAKKGETFKDTVRNIEAMKVDMIVVRHQSAGVPQYLTKISKANIINAGDGLHEHPTQGLLDMYSIREKLGKLEGLNICIIGDVAHSRVALSNIYGLKTMGANISVCGPATMIPHSIEKLGVKVYSDVNEAIKNSDVLNVLRIQLERNAGTRIPSLREYHNYFGITKERLEKLNKEVVILHPGPINRGVELSSEVADGPYQVILDQVTNGVAIRMAVLYLLGNMH; via the coding sequence ATGTCTTTATCCAGCAGACATTTACTAGGTTTGAATGGCGTTCCAAAAGAGGATATTCAAACTATACTAGATACAGCACGCACTTTTAGGGAAGTGTTGGAAAGACCAATTAAAAAAGTGCCAACTCTTCAGGGTCAAACGATTGTTAATCTCTTCTATGAAAATTCTACCCGTACAAGAATATCATTTGAATTAGCACAAAAAAGATTATCAGCAGACACTGTTAATTTCTCCGCCTCAACCAGCAGCGCGAAAAAGGGGGAGACCTTCAAAGATACTGTGAGAAATATTGAAGCGATGAAAGTTGATATGATTGTTGTTCGGCATCAGTCTGCCGGAGTGCCTCAATATTTAACTAAAATTTCCAAAGCCAATATTATAAATGCCGGTGATGGACTTCACGAACATCCAACGCAAGGTTTGCTTGATATGTATTCCATTCGAGAGAAATTAGGAAAGTTGGAAGGACTCAATATTTGTATTATTGGCGATGTTGCACATAGCCGGGTAGCTCTTTCAAATATTTATGGATTAAAAACAATGGGGGCAAATATTTCTGTGTGCGGGCCTGCTACAATGATCCCTCATAGCATTGAAAAACTTGGCGTAAAAGTATATTCAGATGTAAATGAGGCAATTAAAAATAGCGATGTTTTAAATGTACTCCGTATTCAGCTGGAAAGAAACGCCGGCACAAGAATTCCTTCTTTGAGGGAATATCATAATTATTTTGGTATTACTAAAGAAAGGTTGGAGAAGCTAAATAAGGAAGTCGTCATTCTTCACCCCGGTCCAATTAATAGAGGAGTTGAGTTATCCTCAGAAGTGGCTGATGGTCCTTATCAGGTAATTTTAGATCAAGTAACAAACGGCGTTGCAATTAGAATGGCAGTTCTATATTTGCTCGGTAATATGCACTAA
- a CDS encoding DUF4783 domain-containing protein: protein MEKMRTNSKNIIRVILIALLFSIFNEVTPQDKKINDAAKIFLRIEEGIGSATVDKFSSFFSSKNYLSLSNGTNGYFSANQSFYVIKDFLSVYQPINFKLNLVNSDSNTPFASGTLKYSSNGIRGIALVYISLTQIDNHWRISQITIK from the coding sequence ATGGAAAAAATGAGAACAAATAGTAAAAATATTATACGCGTAATTTTAATCGCACTTCTTTTTTCGATATTCAACGAGGTAACACCTCAAGATAAAAAGATAAATGATGCCGCAAAAATATTTCTTAGAATTGAAGAAGGCATCGGTTCAGCTACTGTGGATAAATTTTCTTCCTTCTTTTCATCAAAAAACTACTTGAGTCTTTCAAATGGTACTAACGGATATTTCAGCGCAAATCAATCCTTTTATGTAATAAAAGATTTCTTAAGCGTGTATCAACCAATCAATTTTAAACTTAACCTGGTTAATAGTGACTCCAATACACCATTTGCATCGGGTACTTTAAAATATAGTTCAAATGGAATTAGAGGGATTGCATTAGTTTATATCTCTCTAACTCAAATTGATAATCATTGGAGAATTTCACAAATAACCATTAAATGA
- a CDS encoding YjbH domain-containing protein — protein MWEKSHLIKLCNLLFAKQILIFIFLLLFCYSEGYPQNDNNTSSISKVLIENGYENIKIVISGDELLLTFENRVHRFEIYSLMNLIKLIEPFFDNLNNLVLVPLNRKIPISKITIPIKNYHDFKTNSNDKESFVNSIVIEENTDEIMKRFIDVESENSSSLKLDMILKPSTQFEFGIYSQPVRYQLNINSNFRLNLWKGMNLDYEIIIPVHNDFFDREDSIRPGIITLNQTIRLPMSFYLSSTVGFFSHNRFGFDFEALKSFDNGNINLGINFGYTALGYFSGFKMLYNDDFKFTGNVYFNYRVETLDLTLGVMAGKFLYDDKTIRFDISREFGEIEIGFFALRSSEGISNGGVNITIPLWPGNYWNPGIFRVRPAENFGLSYLVNTNTDKLIGSRYNTGNRLNNFNKKINSSFVKNYLNKRFFN, from the coding sequence ATGTGGGAAAAATCACATTTAATAAAATTATGTAATTTATTGTTTGCCAAACAGATTCTCATTTTTATATTCCTATTATTGTTTTGCTATTCTGAGGGCTACCCGCAAAATGATAATAATACTTCTTCCATTTCCAAAGTATTGATCGAGAACGGATATGAAAATATTAAAATCGTCATATCCGGTGATGAACTATTGTTAACTTTTGAAAATAGAGTTCATCGTTTCGAAATTTATTCCCTGATGAACTTGATCAAGTTAATTGAGCCGTTCTTTGATAATTTGAATAATTTAGTTTTGGTTCCCCTAAATAGAAAAATTCCTATTTCCAAAATTACGATCCCGATTAAGAATTATCATGACTTCAAGACAAATTCTAATGATAAAGAATCATTTGTTAATAGTATAGTAATTGAAGAAAATACAGATGAAATAATGAAACGGTTTATTGACGTCGAATCTGAAAACTCATCCTCATTAAAACTCGATATGATCCTTAAACCATCTACACAGTTTGAGTTTGGAATCTACTCTCAACCGGTTAGGTATCAGTTAAATATAAATTCGAACTTTAGATTAAATTTGTGGAAAGGAATGAATTTGGATTATGAAATTATTATTCCGGTTCATAACGATTTTTTTGACAGAGAAGATTCTATTAGACCCGGGATAATCACTCTCAATCAAACAATTCGATTGCCAATGTCATTTTATCTTTCATCCACTGTCGGATTTTTTTCACACAATAGGTTTGGGTTTGATTTTGAGGCTCTGAAAAGTTTTGATAATGGTAATATAAATTTAGGAATTAACTTTGGCTATACAGCACTTGGTTATTTCTCAGGTTTTAAAATGCTTTATAACGATGATTTCAAGTTTACAGGAAATGTTTATTTTAATTACCGTGTTGAAACTTTAGACTTAACATTAGGGGTTATGGCTGGGAAATTTTTATATGATGATAAAACAATTAGATTTGATATAAGCAGGGAATTTGGCGAAATTGAAATCGGATTTTTTGCTTTACGCTCATCCGAGGGAATTTCTAATGGGGGAGTAAATATTACGATTCCTTTATGGCCCGGTAATTATTGGAATCCGGGTATTTTCAGAGTGAGACCTGCAGAGAATTTTGGTCTCAGTTATTTGGTAAATACTAATACTGATAAATTAATAGGATCGCGTTATAACACAGGAAACAGATTAAATAATTTCAACAAAAAAATAAATTCAAGTTTTGTAAAAAACTACTTAAATAAAAGATTTTTTAACTAA
- a CDS encoding YajQ family cyclic di-GMP-binding protein, whose protein sequence is MASNHSFDIVSEIDFQEVDNALNQAIKEIQQRYDLKDSKTEIELNKKDKIISMNTKDDYSRKQAIDILQSKFIKRGLSIKAMKMKEPEPAASGRLKQVIELQSGISKENAKIVTKMIKESKLKVNAQIQDEQIRCTASKIDDLQAIIKLVKDADLEFPVQFTNYK, encoded by the coding sequence ATGGCATCTAATCATTCATTCGATATAGTATCGGAAATTGATTTTCAAGAAGTGGATAATGCTTTGAATCAAGCCATAAAGGAAATTCAGCAGCGATATGATTTGAAAGATTCTAAAACCGAGATTGAGCTAAATAAGAAAGATAAAATTATCTCAATGAATACAAAGGATGATTATTCCAGAAAACAGGCTATTGATATTCTCCAAAGTAAATTTATTAAGCGGGGTTTATCAATAAAAGCCATGAAAATGAAGGAACCAGAACCAGCCGCATCAGGAAGACTAAAACAAGTTATTGAATTGCAGAGCGGTATCTCAAAAGAAAACGCTAAAATTGTGACAAAAATGATTAAAGAAAGCAAATTAAAAGTTAACGCTCAAATCCAGGATGAACAGATTCGGTGCACCGCCTCAAAGATTGATGATCTCCAGGCAATTATAAAATTAGTGAAAGATGCAGATCTCGAATTTCCGGTTCAGTTTACAAATTATAAATAA
- a CDS encoding alkaline phosphatase family protein, translating to MKIKTVAVLLILLPILLFSQKNPYVILVSFDGFRWDYLNRDLTPNLEKVRNDGVSALSLRPAFPSKTFPNHLSIITGMYPVNHGIIANTIYDSNRDRLYKLSDSNEVRNPYWYQGEAFWETAERHGVKTASFYWPGSEVTLGYRRPSYHKNYKHTYPYEERIDGVIEWLQLPAQDRPHFITLYMHETDDFGHHFGPNHEEINKAIKRLDDMAGLLLEKLSSIGMKDSVNVIFVSDHGMTDVSKDRFINIEKLIPDYKCRFEDEGPILQIFPPDGKIESVYDILKAEEKNFKVYLKEDLPEFFHYKNHRLIAPIICIADMGWTLHSNRVPRWKNDSGGNHGYDNNHIDMHGIFLATGPNFKSGYKTGTLWNVDIYPLLCKIFDIYPRSNIDGKAERIEFILK from the coding sequence ATGAAAATAAAAACTGTTGCAGTCCTTTTGATTTTGCTGCCAATCCTCCTTTTTTCTCAAAAAAATCCCTATGTAATTTTAGTTTCTTTTGATGGATTTAGATGGGATTACTTAAATAGAGATCTAACTCCAAATCTTGAAAAAGTTAGAAATGATGGGGTTTCCGCACTTTCATTACGCCCAGCTTTCCCCTCAAAAACTTTCCCAAATCATCTTTCTATAATAACTGGAATGTACCCGGTAAATCATGGTATTATCGCAAATACTATTTATGATTCAAATCGTGATCGCCTCTACAAATTAAGCGATTCAAATGAGGTAAGAAATCCTTACTGGTATCAGGGAGAAGCATTCTGGGAAACAGCCGAGCGCCATGGGGTAAAAACCGCAAGCTTTTATTGGCCAGGTTCAGAAGTTACACTTGGTTACAGAAGACCTTCATATCATAAAAATTACAAGCATACTTACCCCTACGAAGAAAGAATTGATGGAGTTATTGAGTGGCTGCAATTACCGGCTCAAGATAGACCCCATTTTATTACACTTTATATGCATGAAACCGACGATTTTGGACATCACTTCGGGCCAAATCATGAAGAAATAAATAAGGCAATAAAAAGATTGGATGATATGGCTGGATTACTGCTTGAAAAACTTTCTAGTATTGGGATGAAAGATAGTGTAAATGTAATTTTTGTTTCAGATCATGGCATGACCGATGTTTCCAAGGACCGTTTTATAAATATTGAAAAATTGATCCCAGACTATAAATGTCGTTTTGAAGATGAGGGACCGATTCTTCAAATTTTTCCTCCAGATGGAAAAATAGAAAGTGTGTATGATATACTTAAAGCTGAAGAGAAAAATTTCAAAGTATATTTAAAGGAAGATTTACCAGAGTTTTTTCATTATAAAAACCACAGACTGATCGCTCCAATAATTTGTATAGCTGATATGGGATGGACACTCCATTCTAATAGGGTACCAAGATGGAAAAATGATTCGGGGGGAAATCATGGGTACGATAATAATCATATTGATATGCATGGGATATTTTTGGCAACCGGTCCCAATTTTAAGTCAGGTTATAAAACCGGTACATTGTGGAATGTAGACATCTATCCGCTTCTCTGTAAAATTTTTGATATCTATCCCCGCTCCAACATTGATGGAAAAGCAGAACGCATTGAATTCATTTTAAAGTAA
- the pyrR gene encoding bifunctional pyr operon transcriptional regulator/uracil phosphoribosyltransferase PyrR — MEIKAKLVDEEGLQRTITRLAHEILERNKGSKNVVLVGMRTRGEFIARRIKQKIKEIDGSEPNLGILDITLYRDDFRTRLKQPEISVTDITFDINEKDVILIDDVLYTGRTVRSALDAVMDLGRPNTIQLCVLIDRGHRELPIKADFVGKNTPTSINEEIQVHLTEHDNEDAIYLVNSPIKN, encoded by the coding sequence ATGGAAATTAAAGCAAAACTAGTTGATGAGGAAGGTTTACAAAGAACCATCACAAGGTTAGCACACGAGATTTTGGAAAGAAATAAAGGCTCAAAAAATGTTGTGCTTGTTGGAATGAGAACCCGTGGTGAGTTCATCGCCAGAAGAATCAAACAAAAAATTAAAGAAATAGATGGATCTGAACCCAATCTTGGTATTCTTGATATTACTCTCTACCGAGATGATTTTAGAACCCGTTTAAAACAACCTGAAATTTCTGTTACAGATATTACTTTTGATATTAATGAGAAAGATGTAATACTTATTGATGATGTTCTTTATACGGGAAGAACCGTGCGTTCGGCACTTGATGCAGTTATGGATCTTGGACGACCAAACACTATTCAACTTTGTGTGCTTATTGATAGGGGTCATCGGGAACTTCCAATTAAAGCTGATTTTGTAGGGAAGAATACTCCAACTTCGATTAATGAAGAAATTCAAGTGCATCTCACCGAACATGATAATGAAGATGCAATTTATTTAGTTAACTCACCAATTAAAAATTAG
- a CDS encoding TonB-dependent receptor produces MSKVKQLFSLLLFFAVMFSTQLTYSQTTASLNGKVSDQKGDALPGANIIAVHQPSGTQYGTTSREDGGYNLVGLRVGGPYKVTVSFVGYVSQVEEGFRLELSQDLRINFTLVEQAVQLSGVTVTAEKSAVLSAGRTGAATSVSSKQIEEVPTLSRNFQSFAKLSPLFSGEGLSAAGRSNRFNNVQIDGTQYNDLFGLGSSGTPGGQTGTNPISLDAIREFQVVIAPYDVRQSGFTGGGINAITWSGTNKLSAAVYAYGRNESLVGKLESRPDVATFSDYQFGFRVGGPIMKDKLFFFVNGEQTINDRPVRNISLIDGFGGKTGAQLINEKVIPYANALKAKGMDAGSYEEFTREQPSTKLFLRFDYNLSQDHQLTLRHNFVDSYQDNMNGRGGTNQMSFDTYNYRIKNNTHSTVLQLNSRFGNNMSNELILGYTRIRDRRAGTANPSPEVEVRDGGFNMFAGPDRFSSANELDQDVIEITNNFSYYVGNHTFTIGTHNELYSFRNMFVRSFHGYYQYNSLADFTADKVAFYQRVYGKKDPSIAPSAEFSVAQLGFYIQDEWAVTPQFKVTYGMRVDVPTFPEAPEANPLLPANFPGYVTDKAPSGNLLWSPRVGFNWDVSGDRTTQLRGGLGIFTGRVPYVWISNNYGNSGTLLAEVRNRTSGVVLPFIANPYNQYFAGDKRVGTGILGDARTQSEVNIADPNLKMPQIMRFNLGMDNELPMGFIGTVEFIYSKTVNDMLYRKININPQVGRIAQLGSGFDGRPVYGGTNSGGGNFFDILEIYNTSGGYQYNLAFQVQRNVARGLSVNAAYTFGEAKDKNSVTSSQAVSQMRFNPIDISANAPALTTSNYEIRHRVFASLSYSYEFFKNAATTVSLFYNGQTGRPHSFIVLGDLNNDGFDQNDLFYIPRNESEILLGSIVSNQFVKATAAGTTYADLERFIQGNEYLRENRGKIAERNAATNPWSEYFDLKISQDIPDFWGLGAFQVSLDVYNVANLINSDWGKQESTSFDYQAVRLQGRITYEGRANTPVYSFTKPNNNSAYSISDISSRWAMQFGIRYSF; encoded by the coding sequence ATGAGCAAAGTTAAACAATTGTTCTCACTACTATTGTTCTTTGCTGTTATGTTCAGCACTCAGTTAACATATTCACAGACAACGGCGTCCCTCAATGGTAAAGTATCAGATCAAAAAGGAGATGCTCTTCCAGGTGCAAACATTATAGCGGTTCATCAGCCCTCAGGAACACAATATGGTACCACATCACGTGAGGATGGTGGTTATAACCTCGTTGGTTTACGTGTAGGCGGTCCATACAAAGTAACAGTTTCATTCGTTGGTTACGTATCGCAAGTTGAGGAAGGATTCCGCCTCGAATTGAGCCAGGATTTGAGAATTAATTTTACTTTGGTTGAACAAGCGGTTCAACTTTCTGGTGTTACTGTTACAGCTGAAAAAAGTGCGGTATTAAGCGCTGGCCGTACCGGAGCCGCAACAAGTGTATCTAGTAAACAAATTGAAGAAGTTCCTACACTTAGCCGTAACTTCCAAAGTTTTGCTAAACTTTCTCCCCTATTTTCTGGTGAAGGTTTATCAGCTGCCGGAAGAAGCAATCGTTTTAATAACGTTCAAATAGATGGTACACAATACAACGATTTATTTGGTTTGGGAAGCAGTGGTACACCTGGTGGACAAACTGGAACAAACCCAATTTCTCTTGATGCTATCCGCGAATTCCAGGTAGTAATTGCACCTTACGATGTTCGCCAAAGTGGTTTTACCGGTGGCGGTATCAACGCAATTACATGGTCAGGTACTAATAAATTATCTGCCGCTGTTTATGCTTATGGCAGAAATGAAAGTTTAGTTGGAAAATTGGAAAGCCGTCCGGATGTTGCGACATTCTCAGATTATCAATTTGGTTTTAGAGTTGGCGGACCAATTATGAAGGATAAATTGTTCTTCTTCGTTAACGGTGAACAAACAATTAACGATAGACCAGTAAGAAACATATCTTTAATTGATGGCTTTGGTGGAAAGACAGGTGCTCAATTAATTAATGAAAAAGTTATTCCTTATGCTAACGCATTAAAAGCAAAAGGAATGGATGCCGGATCTTATGAAGAATTTACAAGAGAACAACCATCTACAAAATTATTCTTAAGATTTGATTATAACTTGTCACAGGATCATCAATTAACATTACGCCATAATTTTGTTGATTCATATCAAGATAATATGAATGGTCGCGGTGGTACAAATCAAATGAGTTTTGATACTTATAACTATAGAATTAAAAACAATACCCATTCAACCGTATTGCAATTAAACAGCCGTTTTGGCAATAATATGTCGAATGAATTAATTCTTGGTTATACAAGAATTCGTGACAGAAGAGCCGGTACCGCAAACCCATCTCCTGAAGTTGAAGTTCGTGATGGTGGATTTAATATGTTTGCAGGACCAGATCGTTTCTCTTCAGCAAATGAATTAGACCAGGATGTTATTGAAATAACAAATAACTTCTCATATTATGTTGGAAACCATACATTTACAATTGGAACACACAACGAATTATATTCATTTAGAAATATGTTTGTTCGTTCATTCCATGGTTACTACCAATATAATAGTCTTGCCGATTTTACTGCAGACAAAGTTGCTTTTTATCAAAGAGTTTATGGAAAGAAAGATCCTAGCATAGCTCCTTCTGCTGAATTTAGCGTAGCTCAATTGGGATTCTATATTCAAGATGAATGGGCAGTAACACCACAGTTTAAAGTTACATACGGAATGCGTGTTGATGTTCCTACATTCCCAGAAGCTCCAGAAGCGAATCCATTACTCCCAGCAAATTTCCCAGGTTACGTAACCGATAAAGCTCCGTCAGGAAATCTGTTATGGTCACCTAGAGTTGGTTTTAACTGGGATGTTAGCGGTGATAGAACAACTCAATTAAGAGGCGGACTTGGTATTTTCACGGGTCGTGTTCCTTATGTTTGGATTTCTAACAACTATGGCAACAGCGGTACTTTACTTGCCGAAGTTAGAAACCGTACATCAGGCGTAGTTCTTCCATTTATTGCTAATCCATATAATCAATATTTCGCCGGTGACAAACGTGTTGGGACTGGTATTCTGGGTGATGCAAGAACTCAATCAGAAGTTAACATTGCCGATCCAAATTTAAAGATGCCTCAAATTATGAGATTTAACCTTGGAATGGATAATGAATTACCAATGGGATTTATTGGTACAGTTGAATTTATTTATTCAAAAACTGTAAACGACATGCTCTATAGAAAAATAAATATCAATCCTCAAGTTGGAAGAATCGCTCAATTAGGTTCCGGATTTGATGGAAGACCAGTTTATGGTGGTACTAATAGTGGCGGTGGCAACTTCTTTGACATTCTTGAAATCTATAACACAAGTGGTGGCTATCAGTATAATTTAGCTTTTCAAGTTCAAAGAAATGTTGCAAGAGGATTATCTGTTAACGCTGCATATACCTTTGGCGAAGCTAAAGACAAAAACAGTGTAACATCATCTCAAGCTGTATCTCAAATGAGATTTAATCCAATTGATATAAGCGCAAATGCTCCTGCATTAACAACTTCAAATTATGAAATCCGTCATAGAGTTTTTGCATCACTATCATACTCGTATGAATTCTTTAAGAATGCAGCTACAACAGTTTCTTTATTCTATAATGGACAAACCGGAAGACCTCATTCATTCATCGTATTAGGCGACTTGAACAATGACGGTTTTGATCAGAACGACTTGTTCTACATTCCAAGAAATGAGAGTGAAATATTATTAGGTTCAATCGTTAGCAATCAATTTGTAAAAGCTACTGCTGCCGGTACAACTTATGCTGATCTTGAAAGATTCATTCAAGGCAACGAATATTTACGTGAAAACCGTGGTAAAATTGCTGAAAGAAATGCAGCAACAAATCCATGGTCAGAATATTTTGATCTTAAGATTTCACAAGATATCCCAGATTTCTGGGGCTTGGGCGCATTCCAGGTATCACTTGATGTATATAACGTTGCTAATTTGATTAACAGCGATTGGGGCAAACAAGAATCTACATCATTTGATTATCAAGCAGTTAGATTACAAGGAAGAATTACTTACGAAGGTAGAGCAAATACTCCAGTTTACAGCTTCACAAAACCAAACAACAACTCAGCTTATTCAATTAGCGATATCTCTTCACGCTGGGCAATGCAATTTGGTATCAGATATTCTTTCTAG
- a CDS encoding OmpA family protein: MKRIIPILSLLLVFGFAELAKAQLAKDSWAVGFGFNYPRFVNVNVTPLNNNYGGYLSLQRNFSEHVGARLGFAYSHFTGEYTNAASILTESPTNAITGDLDFIYNFVPCEPVSPYAFFGVGGIYRMLDANRATAVLDDNALALQVGAGVGLNWVLDEDWQLTTEFAYRLTSNSELDGALGLNEFNAKDSYMTVKLGLMYFLDKGEPSKYCQLYSGISPDQRDLTDYDKIEDMIKRHIPKEVVKEVVVEKPAKAAVADKWVLIGVNFEFNSAKFNAESYPILLDAAKTLQMNPSVNVEIQGHTDNIGSESYNQKLSEKRANAVKNYLIGKGVAASRLTTVGAGEGSPIADNNSAEGRAANRRIEFKVR; encoded by the coding sequence ATGAAAAGAATTATCCCGATTTTATCATTACTGCTGGTTTTTGGTTTTGCTGAATTGGCAAAAGCGCAATTAGCTAAAGATAGCTGGGCAGTAGGATTTGGTTTTAATTATCCCCGTTTTGTTAATGTTAACGTTACACCTCTTAACAATAACTATGGCGGATATCTTTCACTCCAACGTAATTTTTCAGAGCATGTTGGCGCAAGGTTAGGGTTTGCCTATTCCCATTTTACAGGTGAATATACTAATGCTGCATCTATACTAACTGAATCTCCGACAAATGCTATTACCGGCGATTTGGATTTTATCTATAACTTCGTTCCATGCGAACCTGTATCACCTTATGCATTTTTTGGTGTTGGCGGTATTTACAGAATGCTTGATGCAAATAGAGCTACAGCTGTACTAGATGATAATGCTCTCGCTCTTCAAGTTGGCGCAGGTGTTGGATTAAATTGGGTTTTAGATGAAGACTGGCAGCTTACAACAGAATTCGCTTACAGATTAACTAGCAACAGTGAGTTAGATGGCGCTCTAGGGTTAAATGAATTTAATGCGAAAGATTCTTATATGACAGTTAAATTGGGACTAATGTATTTCCTAGATAAGGGAGAACCTTCAAAATACTGTCAACTTTATTCGGGTATTTCACCTGATCAGAGAGATCTAACTGATTATGATAAAATTGAAGATATGATTAAACGACATATTCCAAAAGAAGTGGTAAAGGAAGTAGTAGTTGAAAAACCTGCTAAAGCCGCGGTTGCTGATAAGTGGGTTTTAATTGGTGTAAATTTTGAATTTAACAGCGCTAAATTTAATGCTGAATCATACCCAATTTTGCTTGATGCCGCAAAAACCTTACAAATGAATCCAAGTGTTAATGTTGAAATTCAGGGACATACAGATAATATCGGCTCCGAAAGCTATAATCAAAAGCTATCTGAAAAGAGAGCTAATGCCGTTAAGAATTACTTAATTGGTAAAGGTGTAGCTGCAAGTCGTTTAACAACCGTTGGTGCCGGTGAAGGAAGTCCAATAGCAGATAATAATAGCGCTGAAGGAAGAGCCGCAAATAGAAGAATTGAGTTTAAAGTTAGATAA
- a CDS encoding dihydroorotase: MKIILKNVTIINPFQNLNKKSDILIENGIIKKIDELKKEELKSADKVIELDGKYCSPGFFDMHVHLREPGREDEETVQSGCNAAAAGGFTGVASMPNTSPTADSAEIIRYIKEKAKNHLVEVFPVAAATLDRKGEALSPMYELYEAGAVAFSDDGVAIKTASVLRNALEYSLNFGTPIIEHCEDESLADGVMNESVVSTMLGLPAIPNVAEDLIVMRDIMLAEFTGGKVHIAHISSKNAVDLVRQAKKKGIKVTAEVAPHHFCLTDDSLKTFDTNYKMNPPLRTAEDVEAMIAGLVDGTIDCIASDHAPHSIEEKEMEFIYAPNGILGLETQVGIVFSELLHKKKLSLEVIIEKMAINPRKILNIPVPKIEVGERANLTLFDPDLVWTVEINKFKSKSKNSPFDRKLLTGKAIGVVNQSQIFFEDQFQNI; encoded by the coding sequence ATGAAGATAATACTTAAAAACGTTACAATAATTAATCCTTTTCAAAACCTAAATAAGAAAAGCGATATTCTTATTGAGAATGGAATTATTAAAAAAATTGATGAATTAAAAAAAGAAGAATTGAAATCAGCCGATAAAGTTATTGAACTTGATGGCAAATATTGTTCACCCGGATTTTTTGATATGCATGTTCATCTTCGTGAGCCGGGGAGGGAAGATGAAGAAACTGTTCAATCGGGTTGCAATGCCGCAGCAGCGGGCGGTTTTACCGGTGTTGCAAGTATGCCTAATACATCCCCCACAGCAGATTCGGCTGAAATAATCAGATATATAAAGGAAAAGGCTAAAAATCATTTGGTTGAAGTCTTCCCAGTAGCAGCCGCTACCCTTGATCGAAAAGGGGAAGCATTATCACCAATGTATGAATTATATGAAGCTGGAGCAGTTGCATTTTCGGATGATGGTGTAGCAATTAAAACCGCATCAGTTTTAAGAAATGCTCTTGAGTACTCACTTAATTTCGGTACACCAATAATTGAACATTGCGAGGATGAATCATTAGCTGACGGTGTTATGAATGAAAGTGTTGTCTCTACAATGCTGGGACTTCCGGCAATCCCGAATGTAGCCGAGGATTTAATTGTTATGAGGGATATTATGCTGGCGGAATTTACTGGTGGAAAGGTTCATATCGCTCATATAAGTTCAAAAAACGCTGTTGATTTAGTAAGACAGGCAAAAAAGAAAGGAATAAAAGTCACCGCAGAGGTTGCCCCGCATCATTTTTGTTTAACCGATGATTCATTAAAAACTTTCGATACAAATTATAAAATGAATCCGCCTCTCAGAACTGCCGAAGATGTAGAGGCGATGATTGCCGGATTAGTTGATGGTACAATTGATTGTATCGCCAGTGATCATGCTCCACACTCAATAGAAGAAAAAGAGATGGAATTTATTTATGCACCTAATGGAATTCTTGGATTAGAAACTCAAGTTGGCATTGTGTTTTCAGAATTACTGCATAAAAAGAAATTATCGCTCGAAGTAATAATTGAGAAGATGGCGATTAACCCGAGGAAAATATTAAATATTCCTGTGCCGAAAATTGAGGTTGGTGAAAGGGCAAATCTAACATTGTTTGATCCGGACTTAGTTTGGACAGTTGAAATAAATAAGTTTAAGTCAAAATCCAAAAATTCCCCTTTTGATAGAAAATTATTGACTGGAAAAGCTATAGGGGTGGTTAATCAGTCACAGATATTTTTCGAAGACCAGTTCCAAAATATTTAA